In a genomic window of Candidatus Thiothrix sulfatifontis:
- the proC gene encoding pyrroline-5-carboxylate reductase gives MDTPKLAQKPTTITFIGAGNMARSLIVGLLQDQANVVLRVADPDEHQLDAIRKHWPEVTTSTDNLDAMQGADVVVLAVKPQIMRHVTENLASHAQLSRPLFVSIAAGIREEALNRWLGGNQAIVRCMPNTPALVQAGATGLYANPHVSDLQRSAAESLLRAVGITVWFDDETQLDAVTAISGSGPAYFFLVMEAMQAAAEQLGLRPEEAHLLIVQTALGAAKLALESDDLPGELRQKVTSKGGTTEAALNVLTSGGLHDLFAQALQAAASRSRELAAANS, from the coding sequence ATGGACACACCTAAACTCGCCCAAAAACCTACCACCATCACCTTCATCGGCGCAGGCAATATGGCACGTAGCCTCATCGTCGGCCTGTTGCAAGACCAAGCAAATGTCGTATTGCGCGTTGCTGACCCTGACGAACACCAACTCGATGCGATCCGCAAGCATTGGCCGGAAGTCACCACCAGCACCGACAATCTCGACGCCATGCAAGGCGCTGACGTGGTGGTACTCGCTGTCAAACCGCAAATCATGCGCCATGTGACCGAAAACCTTGCGAGCCATGCGCAACTCAGCCGCCCACTGTTTGTTTCCATCGCCGCCGGCATTCGTGAGGAAGCACTCAACCGCTGGTTAGGTGGCAATCAAGCCATTGTGCGCTGTATGCCCAACACCCCCGCCTTGGTGCAAGCCGGTGCAACGGGTTTGTACGCCAATCCGCACGTATCCGACCTGCAACGCAGCGCCGCTGAAAGCCTGTTACGTGCCGTCGGCATTACCGTCTGGTTCGATGACGAAACGCAACTGGATGCCGTCACTGCCATTTCCGGCAGTGGCCCCGCCTACTTCTTTTTGGTCATGGAAGCCATGCAAGCCGCCGCCGAACAACTCGGTTTACGCCCCGAAGAAGCGCACTTGCTGATTGTGCAAACCGCTCTCGGTGCCGCAAAACTGGCACTGGAAAGCGATGATTTACCCGGTGAATTGCGCCAAAAAGTCACCTCCAAAGGTGGCACCACCGAAGCGGCACTGAACGTGCTAACATCCGGCGGCTTGCACGATTTGTTTGCGCAAGCCTTGCAAGCCGCCGCCAGCCGTTCACGCGAATTGGCAGCCGCCAACAGCTAA
- the yegQ gene encoding tRNA 5-hydroxyuridine modification protein YegQ, giving the protein MKRPELLAPAGTLKSMRHAFAYGADAVYAGQPRYSLRVRNNDFKNDILEVGIAEAHAQGKQFFVAANISPHNSKIKTFMEDLAPVIAMNPDALIMADPGLIMLVREKWPDMPIHLSVQANTVNYATVKFWQNLGLTRVILSRELSLDEIAEIRQECPDMELEVFVHGALCIAYSGRCLLSGYFNHRDPNQGTCTNACRWEYKTTEAVEAAEGKFVPKEAVLSMDLFNQAQSMGSCGNQERHPLADKVYFLEETNRPGELMPVMEDEHGTYIMNSKDLRAVEHVQKLTEIGVDCLKIEGRTKSHYYVARTAQTYKQAIDDAMAGRNFDPKLLGVLENLANRGYTDGFYERHHTHEYQNYMQGASMGHQQQFVAEAMRVDRENGWIELDVKNRFSVGDRLELVLPEGNRELVLERMENMDGIPVTTAPGSGHKMRIPLPDGVDGDMILVSRFL; this is encoded by the coding sequence ATGAAACGCCCTGAACTGCTTGCCCCTGCGGGTACACTTAAATCCATGCGCCACGCCTTCGCCTACGGTGCGGATGCGGTCTACGCCGGACAACCACGCTACTCACTGCGGGTGCGCAATAACGACTTCAAGAACGACATCCTTGAGGTCGGCATTGCGGAAGCGCACGCCCAAGGCAAGCAGTTCTTCGTCGCGGCGAACATTTCCCCGCACAACAGCAAGATCAAAACCTTCATGGAAGACCTTGCCCCCGTCATTGCGATGAACCCCGACGCGCTGATCATGGCAGACCCCGGCTTGATTATGTTGGTACGCGAAAAATGGCCGGACATGCCCATCCACCTTTCCGTGCAAGCCAACACCGTCAATTACGCCACGGTGAAATTCTGGCAAAACCTCGGCTTAACCCGCGTGATTTTGTCGCGAGAATTATCGCTGGATGAAATCGCCGAAATCCGCCAAGAATGCCCGGATATGGAGCTGGAAGTGTTCGTCCACGGCGCATTGTGCATCGCCTATTCCGGGCGTTGTTTGCTCTCCGGCTATTTCAACCACCGCGACCCCAATCAAGGCACTTGCACCAATGCCTGCCGCTGGGAATACAAAACCACCGAAGCGGTTGAAGCGGCGGAAGGCAAATTTGTCCCCAAAGAAGCGGTGTTGTCGATGGATTTGTTCAACCAAGCGCAAAGCATGGGCAGTTGCGGCAATCAAGAACGCCATCCGCTGGCGGATAAGGTGTATTTCCTCGAAGAAACCAACCGCCCCGGCGAACTCATGCCCGTCATGGAAGACGAACACGGCACGTACATTATGAATTCCAAAGATTTACGCGCCGTCGAACACGTCCAAAAACTCACCGAAATCGGCGTGGATTGCTTAAAAATCGAAGGACGCACCAAATCGCATTACTACGTGGCGCGGACTGCACAGACGTATAAGCAAGCGATTGACGACGCAATGGCAGGGCGCAACTTCGACCCGAAATTGCTGGGCGTGTTGGAAAATCTCGCGAATCGTGGTTACACCGATGGCTTTTACGAACGCCACCATACCCACGAATACCAAAACTACATGCAGGGCGCGTCAATGGGACATCAGCAGCAATTCGTTGCCGAAGCCATGCGCGTTGACCGTGAAAATGGCTGGATTGAGCTGGATGTGAAAAACCGTTTCAGCGTCGGTGATCGGCTGGAACTGGTGTTGCCGGAAGGCAATCGCGAACTGGTGCTGGAACGCATGGAAAACATGGACGGTATTCCCGTCACCACCGCGCCGGGCAGTGGGCATAAAATGCGCATTCCGCTGCCGGACGGGGTGGACGGCGATATGATTCTAGTCAGCCGGTTTTTATGA
- a CDS encoding DUF3301 domain-containing protein: protein MENLLLLGLLGLGLWFWIDSMNARERAITAAMRACREIEVQLLDQTVSLESMKPTRNRQGHLVWRRIYGFEFSAQGVERRHGRAILRGRVLEQVQLDQDEGTTIEQHES from the coding sequence ATGGAAAATTTGCTGCTATTGGGGTTGTTAGGGTTGGGTCTTTGGTTCTGGATCGATTCAATGAATGCCCGCGAACGTGCGATAACGGCAGCGATGCGGGCGTGTCGGGAGATTGAGGTGCAGCTTTTAGATCAAACCGTATCCTTGGAAAGCATGAAACCTACCCGTAATCGCCAGGGGCATTTGGTGTGGCGCCGCATTTACGGGTTTGAATTCAGTGCGCAAGGGGTGGAACGGCGGCATGGTCGCGCCATCTTGCGCGGGCGCGTGTTGGAACAGGTGCAGTTAGATCAGGATGAGGGCACAACGATCGAGCAGCACGAATCATAA